A single genomic interval of Electrophorus electricus isolate fEleEle1 chromosome 4, fEleEle1.pri, whole genome shotgun sequence harbors:
- the nedd4a gene encoding E3 ubiquitin-protein ligase NEDD4a isoform X1, protein MARRLRLHFATRRSNTDPLSESYSHGSEDGPGAGEHNPADAAHHAGSFHVKVTPGQLAPALPPLSPDYGGLQRHTAVFLPKVNSGDGSKKSSLQISLQPCVRAAEEPEAAGLCASDGGSCCSSAASDVGYCSGGSAVFETDVLERKAAAEKSASRRRPGAPLRRCTSLVVFPQSPCTTPPASPVSPVAPPLPPLPTPSARGPFQTSHQLRLSASDAPQEQAQPKAPVASAVNGLRLSKSGGPSAEYRDARPVLHFSISAETTGGPERTERHSNMPAHQPPLPPGKGSATRATVNADGSEEVAGPRACCNPKLHRSSSACLLPTGKPSAERRHHTCPAIGTADALQDMGSQHGLKRSVSLEVPCSNGGTTCHVLNTKPLASMNGMAHVHIHVRRGSSAKVKWDSPKDTCTGDKEDHFVTCSGESLPTRDDFLGQVDIPLHQIPTEAPGSERPYTFKDFLLHPRSHKSRVKGHLRLKMTYLPKSSGSEEELPEQTEEMDPGWEFLENQELCGPLHTQQLPALPPGWEERQDNLGRTYYVNHENRTTQWSRPTIQDVQREAEQTHSTHTQHPFITRRQISEHEETSDPRESPESWEIISENDSTLYSSQNQNQNQNSPLPLSPLRFTFCEDFNRLQTTDYSTDRHACLTPQGHGSRRGSLQMLAVEEYPVHPMMVPTTPGLPPGWEQKRDSKGRVYYINHNSRTTTWTRPLVQLIQPAEASPTAVAGGVHSQSPTVYTPPLLSPDTSPLHSPGPPQSPGPPQSPGPHHTHTFEYAGCMPAGWEVRSAPSGRPFFIDHNTKTTTWDDPRLKIPAHVRRRPSLDPNDLGPLPPGWEERVHSDGRIFYIDHNTKTTQWEDPRLQSSAITGPAVPYSRDYKQKYEYFRKKLKKPADIPNRFEMSVRRNAVLEDSYRPIMSVKRPDLLKARLWVEFAGEKGLDYGGVAREWFFLISKEMFNPYYGLFEYSATDNYTLQINPNSGLCNEDHLSYFKFIGRVAGMAVHHGKLLDAFFIRPFYKMMLQKPITLHDMESVDSEYFNSLKWILENDPTDLDLRFTIDEELFGQTHQHELKPGGTDIVVDNSNKKEYIHHVMQWRFVNRIQRQMSSFKEGFYELIPQDLIKIFDENELELLMCGLGDVDVNDWRENTKYKNGYAANQPVIQWFWKTVLLMDAEKRIRLLQFVTGTSRVPMNGFAELYGSNGPQLFTIEQWGTRDKLPRAHTCFNRLDLPPYESFEDLREKLHMAIENAQGFDGVD, encoded by the exons ATGGCGCGTCGTCTGCGCCTGCATTTTGCCACGAGGAGAAGCAACACCGACCCCTTGTCTGAGAGCTACAGCCACGGCTCGGAGGACGGCCCCGGGGCGGGCGAGCACAACCCGGCCGACGCCGCGCACCACGCCGGCTCCTTCCACGTGAAGGTGACCCCGGGGCAGCTGGCCCCCGCGCTGCCGCCTCTGTCGCCCGATTACGGCGGCTTGCAGCGGCACACCGCCGTGTTCTTGCCCAAAGTGAACAGCGGCGACGGGAGCAAGAAAAGCTCACTACAGATCTCCCTCCAGCCCTGCGTGCGGGCGGCCGAGGAGCCGGAGGCGGCGGGTCTGTGTGCCTCGGACGGAGGCTCGTGCTGCAGCAGTGCCGCCAGCGACGTGGGCTACTGCAGTGGCGGCAGCGCCGTGTTCGAGACGGACGTACTGGAGCGCAAGGCGGCGGCGGAGAAGAGCGCGTCCCGGCGCCGGCCTGGGGCTCCGCTGCGTCGCTGCACCTCACTGGTGGTGTTCCCGCAGAGTCCGTGTACCACGCCGCCAGCCTCGCCCGTCAGCCCCGTGGCTccgcccctccctcctcttcccACCCCCTCGGCCCGAGGCCCGTTCCAGACCTCGCACCAGCTGCGGCTGTCGGCGTCGGATGCACCGCAGGAGCAAGCGCAGCCAAAGGCTCCCGTAGCCTCGGCCGTCAACGGCTTGAGGCTGTCCAAGAGTGGCGGCCCGTCCGCCGAGTACCGCGATGCCAGGCCTGTCCTACACTTCAGCATCTCCGCAGAGACGACCGGAGGGCCGGAGCGAACGGAGCGGCACTCCAACATGCCGGCGCACCAGCCACCACTTCCTCCTGGGAAAGGAAGCGCGACCAGGGCAACGGTCAACGCCGACGGCTCCGAGGAGGTGGCCGGCCCGAGGGCGTGTTGTAACCCAAAGCTGCATCGCAGCTCCTCGGCCTGCCTGCTGCCCACAGGAAAGCCGTCAGCCGAGAGGAGACACCACACTTGCCCAGCTATTGGAACGGCGGATGCGTTGCAGGACATGGGGTCCCAGCATGGCCTGAAGAGGAGCGTTTCCCTGGAGGTGCCATGCTCGAACGGCGGGACGACGTGTCATGTGTTGAACACTAAACCCCTTGCTTCTATGAACGGAAtggcacacgtacacatacacgtGCGTCGGGGCAGCTCCGCCAAGGTGAAATGGGACTCTCCGAAAGACACCTGCACCGGCGATAAAGAGGATCACTTTGTTACCTGCTCTGGAGAAAGCCTCCCA ACGCGGGATGACTTCTTGGGTCAAGTGGATATTCCTCTGCACCAAATACCA acagaggcTCCAGGCTCTGAGAGACCATACACATTCAAAGATTTCCTTCTGCACCCCAGAAG TCACAAGTcgagggtcaaaggtcacctgAGGCTGAAGATGACGTACCTACCGAAGAGCAGTGGCTCGGAGGAGGAGTTGCCCGAGCAGACCGAAGAGATGGAT cccggctgggagttcctggagAATCAGGAGCTATGTGGGCCGCTCCACACGCAGCAGCTGCCTGCACTGCCCCCTGGCTgggaggagaggcaggacaaTCTCGGCCGTACTTACTATGTCAACCATGAAAACCGCACCACCCAGTGGTCCAGACCCACTATACA ggatgtgcagagagaggcagagcagacacacagcacacacacccagcacccGTTCATCACACGCAGACAGATCTCTGAACATGAGGAAACCAGCGACCCAAGGGAGTCCCCTGag AGCTGGGAGATCATCAGTGAGAATGACAGCACTCTGTACAGCagtcagaaccagaaccagaaccagaactctcctcttcccctctctcctctgagaTTCACTTTCTGCGAGGATTTCAACAGACTACAGACTACAGACTACAGTACTGACAGACACGCCTGTCTCACG ccgCAGGGTCACGGTAGTCGGAGGGGGAGTCTCCAGATGCTGGCAGTGGAGGAATACCCAGTTCATCCCATG ATGGTGCCCACTACCCCGGGTTTGCCCCCAGGCTGGGAGCAGAAACGGGACAGCAAGGGACGGGTTTATTACATCAACCACAACAGCAGAACCACTACATGGACACGGCCGCTAGTTCAG CTCATCCAGCCAGCAGAGGCAAGTCCGACGGCAGTCGCCGGGGGCGTCCATTCCCAGAGCCCGACGGTGTACACCCCGCCCCTTCTCTCGCCCGACACCTCCCCTCTACACTCCCCCGGCCCCCCACAGTCCCCCGGCCCCCCACAGTCCCCCggcccccaccacacacacacgtttgagtATGCGGGCTGCATGCCAGCTGGGTGGGAGGTGCGTAGCGCCCCCAGCGGACGACCTTTCTTCATTGACCACAACACCAAGACCACGacctgg GATGACCCCAGGCTGAAGATTCCGGCCCACGTGAGGAGACGACCTTCACTTGACCCCAATGACCTGGGACCACTACCG CCCGGCTGGGAGGAGAGGGTTCACAGTGATGGGAGAATCTTTTACATTGATCACA ACACTAAGACTACGCAGTGGGAGGACCCCAGGCTGCAGAGCTCTGCCATCACAGGACCA GCTGTGCCTTACTCCAGAGACTACAAACAGAAGTACGAGTACTTCCGCAAGAAACTCAAGAAGCCA GCAGACATCCCGAATCGTTTTGAGATGTCAGTGAGACGGAATGCCGTGCTGGAGGATTCCTACCGGCCCATCATGTCTGTCAAGCGGCCAGACCTCCTCAAGGCCCGCCTCTGGGTGGAGTTTGCAGGAGAAAAAGGCCTGGACTACGGGGGTGTGGCCCGAGAGTGGTTCTTTCTCATCTCCAAGGAGATGTTCAATCCTTATTATGGGCTGTTTGAGTACTCTGCCAC GGATAACTACACACTTCAGATCAATCCCAACTCAGGCCTCTGTAACGAGGATCACCTCTCCTACTTCAAGTTCATCGGGCGCGTGGCAGGAATGGCAGTGCACCATGGGAAACTGCTGGATG CATTTTTTATTCGCCCATTCTACAAAATGATGTTGCAGAAGCCAATCACATTGCACGATATGGAATCTGTG GACAGTGAGTATTTTAATTCTCTGAAATGGATCTTAGAGAATGATCCCACTGACCTGGACCTGCGCTTCACTATCGATGAGGAGCTTTTTGGACAG ACACACCAGCACGAGCTGAAACCAGGGGGTACCGACATTGTTGTGGACAACAGCAACAAGAAAGAATACATCCA CCACGTGATGCAGTGGAGGTTCGTGAATCGGATTCAGAGGCAAATGAGCTCCTTCAAGGAG GGCTTCTACGAGCTCATCCCGCAGGATCTCATTAAGATCTTTGATGAGAACGAGCTGGAG TTGCTCATGTGTGGTTTGGGAGATGTGGATGTGAATGACTGGAGAGAGAACACCAAGTATAAGAACGGCTACGCGGCCAACCAGCCTGTCATCCAGTGGTTCTGGAAG acTGTTCTGCTAATGGATGCCGAGAAGCGAATCCGTCTGCTCCAGTTTGTCACAGGCACATCCCGTGTGCCGATGAACGGATTCGCCGAGCTCTACG GGTCGAACGGGCCTCAGTTATTCACAATTGAGCAGTGGGGAACCCGAGACAAGCTGCCCAGAGCCCACACGTG ctTTAACCGTCTGGATCTGCCTCCATATGAGTCATTCGAGGATCTCCGGGAGAAGCTGCACATGGCAATCGAGAACGCGCAGGGCTTCGACGGGGTCGACTAA
- the nedd4a gene encoding E3 ubiquitin-protein ligase NEDD4a isoform X2 gives MARRLRLHFATRRSNTDPLSESYSHGSEDGPGAGEHNPADAAHHAGSFHVKVTPGQLAPALPPLSPDYGGLQRHTAVFLPKVNSGDGSKKSSLQISLQPCVRAAEEPEAAGLCASDGGSCCSSAASDVGYCSGGSAVFETDVLERKAAAEKSASRRRPGAPLRRCTSLVVFPQSPCTTPPASPVSPVAPPLPPLPTPSARGPFQTSHQLRLSASDAPQEQAQPKAPVASAVNGLRLSKSGGPSAEYRDARPVLHFSISAETTGGPERTERHSNMPAHQPPLPPGKGSATRATVNADGSEEVAGPRACCNPKLHRSSSACLLPTGKPSAERRHHTCPAIGTADALQDMGSQHGLKRSVSLEVPCSNGGTTCHVLNTKPLASMNGMAHVHIHVRRGSSAKVKWDSPKDTCTGDKEDHFVTCSGESLPTEAPGSERPYTFKDFLLHPRSHKSRVKGHLRLKMTYLPKSSGSEEELPEQTEEMDPGWEFLENQELCGPLHTQQLPALPPGWEERQDNLGRTYYVNHENRTTQWSRPTIQDVQREAEQTHSTHTQHPFITRRQISEHEETSDPRESPESWEIISENDSTLYSSQNQNQNQNSPLPLSPLRFTFCEDFNRLQTTDYSTDRHACLTPQGHGSRRGSLQMLAVEEYPVHPMMVPTTPGLPPGWEQKRDSKGRVYYINHNSRTTTWTRPLVQLIQPAEASPTAVAGGVHSQSPTVYTPPLLSPDTSPLHSPGPPQSPGPPQSPGPHHTHTFEYAGCMPAGWEVRSAPSGRPFFIDHNTKTTTWDDPRLKIPAHVRRRPSLDPNDLGPLPPGWEERVHSDGRIFYIDHNTKTTQWEDPRLQSSAITGPAVPYSRDYKQKYEYFRKKLKKPADIPNRFEMSVRRNAVLEDSYRPIMSVKRPDLLKARLWVEFAGEKGLDYGGVAREWFFLISKEMFNPYYGLFEYSATDNYTLQINPNSGLCNEDHLSYFKFIGRVAGMAVHHGKLLDAFFIRPFYKMMLQKPITLHDMESVDSEYFNSLKWILENDPTDLDLRFTIDEELFGQTHQHELKPGGTDIVVDNSNKKEYIHHVMQWRFVNRIQRQMSSFKEGFYELIPQDLIKIFDENELELLMCGLGDVDVNDWRENTKYKNGYAANQPVIQWFWKTVLLMDAEKRIRLLQFVTGTSRVPMNGFAELYGSNGPQLFTIEQWGTRDKLPRAHTCFNRLDLPPYESFEDLREKLHMAIENAQGFDGVD, from the exons ATGGCGCGTCGTCTGCGCCTGCATTTTGCCACGAGGAGAAGCAACACCGACCCCTTGTCTGAGAGCTACAGCCACGGCTCGGAGGACGGCCCCGGGGCGGGCGAGCACAACCCGGCCGACGCCGCGCACCACGCCGGCTCCTTCCACGTGAAGGTGACCCCGGGGCAGCTGGCCCCCGCGCTGCCGCCTCTGTCGCCCGATTACGGCGGCTTGCAGCGGCACACCGCCGTGTTCTTGCCCAAAGTGAACAGCGGCGACGGGAGCAAGAAAAGCTCACTACAGATCTCCCTCCAGCCCTGCGTGCGGGCGGCCGAGGAGCCGGAGGCGGCGGGTCTGTGTGCCTCGGACGGAGGCTCGTGCTGCAGCAGTGCCGCCAGCGACGTGGGCTACTGCAGTGGCGGCAGCGCCGTGTTCGAGACGGACGTACTGGAGCGCAAGGCGGCGGCGGAGAAGAGCGCGTCCCGGCGCCGGCCTGGGGCTCCGCTGCGTCGCTGCACCTCACTGGTGGTGTTCCCGCAGAGTCCGTGTACCACGCCGCCAGCCTCGCCCGTCAGCCCCGTGGCTccgcccctccctcctcttcccACCCCCTCGGCCCGAGGCCCGTTCCAGACCTCGCACCAGCTGCGGCTGTCGGCGTCGGATGCACCGCAGGAGCAAGCGCAGCCAAAGGCTCCCGTAGCCTCGGCCGTCAACGGCTTGAGGCTGTCCAAGAGTGGCGGCCCGTCCGCCGAGTACCGCGATGCCAGGCCTGTCCTACACTTCAGCATCTCCGCAGAGACGACCGGAGGGCCGGAGCGAACGGAGCGGCACTCCAACATGCCGGCGCACCAGCCACCACTTCCTCCTGGGAAAGGAAGCGCGACCAGGGCAACGGTCAACGCCGACGGCTCCGAGGAGGTGGCCGGCCCGAGGGCGTGTTGTAACCCAAAGCTGCATCGCAGCTCCTCGGCCTGCCTGCTGCCCACAGGAAAGCCGTCAGCCGAGAGGAGACACCACACTTGCCCAGCTATTGGAACGGCGGATGCGTTGCAGGACATGGGGTCCCAGCATGGCCTGAAGAGGAGCGTTTCCCTGGAGGTGCCATGCTCGAACGGCGGGACGACGTGTCATGTGTTGAACACTAAACCCCTTGCTTCTATGAACGGAAtggcacacgtacacatacacgtGCGTCGGGGCAGCTCCGCCAAGGTGAAATGGGACTCTCCGAAAGACACCTGCACCGGCGATAAAGAGGATCACTTTGTTACCTGCTCTGGAGAAAGCCTCCCA acagaggcTCCAGGCTCTGAGAGACCATACACATTCAAAGATTTCCTTCTGCACCCCAGAAG TCACAAGTcgagggtcaaaggtcacctgAGGCTGAAGATGACGTACCTACCGAAGAGCAGTGGCTCGGAGGAGGAGTTGCCCGAGCAGACCGAAGAGATGGAT cccggctgggagttcctggagAATCAGGAGCTATGTGGGCCGCTCCACACGCAGCAGCTGCCTGCACTGCCCCCTGGCTgggaggagaggcaggacaaTCTCGGCCGTACTTACTATGTCAACCATGAAAACCGCACCACCCAGTGGTCCAGACCCACTATACA ggatgtgcagagagaggcagagcagacacacagcacacacacccagcacccGTTCATCACACGCAGACAGATCTCTGAACATGAGGAAACCAGCGACCCAAGGGAGTCCCCTGag AGCTGGGAGATCATCAGTGAGAATGACAGCACTCTGTACAGCagtcagaaccagaaccagaaccagaactctcctcttcccctctctcctctgagaTTCACTTTCTGCGAGGATTTCAACAGACTACAGACTACAGACTACAGTACTGACAGACACGCCTGTCTCACG ccgCAGGGTCACGGTAGTCGGAGGGGGAGTCTCCAGATGCTGGCAGTGGAGGAATACCCAGTTCATCCCATG ATGGTGCCCACTACCCCGGGTTTGCCCCCAGGCTGGGAGCAGAAACGGGACAGCAAGGGACGGGTTTATTACATCAACCACAACAGCAGAACCACTACATGGACACGGCCGCTAGTTCAG CTCATCCAGCCAGCAGAGGCAAGTCCGACGGCAGTCGCCGGGGGCGTCCATTCCCAGAGCCCGACGGTGTACACCCCGCCCCTTCTCTCGCCCGACACCTCCCCTCTACACTCCCCCGGCCCCCCACAGTCCCCCGGCCCCCCACAGTCCCCCggcccccaccacacacacacgtttgagtATGCGGGCTGCATGCCAGCTGGGTGGGAGGTGCGTAGCGCCCCCAGCGGACGACCTTTCTTCATTGACCACAACACCAAGACCACGacctgg GATGACCCCAGGCTGAAGATTCCGGCCCACGTGAGGAGACGACCTTCACTTGACCCCAATGACCTGGGACCACTACCG CCCGGCTGGGAGGAGAGGGTTCACAGTGATGGGAGAATCTTTTACATTGATCACA ACACTAAGACTACGCAGTGGGAGGACCCCAGGCTGCAGAGCTCTGCCATCACAGGACCA GCTGTGCCTTACTCCAGAGACTACAAACAGAAGTACGAGTACTTCCGCAAGAAACTCAAGAAGCCA GCAGACATCCCGAATCGTTTTGAGATGTCAGTGAGACGGAATGCCGTGCTGGAGGATTCCTACCGGCCCATCATGTCTGTCAAGCGGCCAGACCTCCTCAAGGCCCGCCTCTGGGTGGAGTTTGCAGGAGAAAAAGGCCTGGACTACGGGGGTGTGGCCCGAGAGTGGTTCTTTCTCATCTCCAAGGAGATGTTCAATCCTTATTATGGGCTGTTTGAGTACTCTGCCAC GGATAACTACACACTTCAGATCAATCCCAACTCAGGCCTCTGTAACGAGGATCACCTCTCCTACTTCAAGTTCATCGGGCGCGTGGCAGGAATGGCAGTGCACCATGGGAAACTGCTGGATG CATTTTTTATTCGCCCATTCTACAAAATGATGTTGCAGAAGCCAATCACATTGCACGATATGGAATCTGTG GACAGTGAGTATTTTAATTCTCTGAAATGGATCTTAGAGAATGATCCCACTGACCTGGACCTGCGCTTCACTATCGATGAGGAGCTTTTTGGACAG ACACACCAGCACGAGCTGAAACCAGGGGGTACCGACATTGTTGTGGACAACAGCAACAAGAAAGAATACATCCA CCACGTGATGCAGTGGAGGTTCGTGAATCGGATTCAGAGGCAAATGAGCTCCTTCAAGGAG GGCTTCTACGAGCTCATCCCGCAGGATCTCATTAAGATCTTTGATGAGAACGAGCTGGAG TTGCTCATGTGTGGTTTGGGAGATGTGGATGTGAATGACTGGAGAGAGAACACCAAGTATAAGAACGGCTACGCGGCCAACCAGCCTGTCATCCAGTGGTTCTGGAAG acTGTTCTGCTAATGGATGCCGAGAAGCGAATCCGTCTGCTCCAGTTTGTCACAGGCACATCCCGTGTGCCGATGAACGGATTCGCCGAGCTCTACG GGTCGAACGGGCCTCAGTTATTCACAATTGAGCAGTGGGGAACCCGAGACAAGCTGCCCAGAGCCCACACGTG ctTTAACCGTCTGGATCTGCCTCCATATGAGTCATTCGAGGATCTCCGGGAGAAGCTGCACATGGCAATCGAGAACGCGCAGGGCTTCGACGGGGTCGACTAA
- the nedd4a gene encoding E3 ubiquitin-protein ligase NEDD4a isoform X3 — MSSASNANNMAALVPEIRGLRAEEDESRILRVKVVAGIGLAKKDILGASDPYTRLSLYDPVNGELTSLQTKTIKKTLDPKWNEEFFFRVHPRKHRLLLEVFDENRLTRDDFLGQVDIPLHQIPTEAPGSERPYTFKDFLLHPRSHKSRVKGHLRLKMTYLPKSSGSEEELPEQTEEMDPGWEFLENQELCGPLHTQQLPALPPGWEERQDNLGRTYYVNHENRTTQWSRPTIQDVQREAEQTHSTHTQHPFITRRQISEHEETSDPRESPESWEIISENDSTLYSSQNQNQNQNSPLPLSPLRFTFCEDFNRLQTTDYSTDRHACLTPQGHGSRRGSLQMLAVEEYPVHPMMVPTTPGLPPGWEQKRDSKGRVYYINHNSRTTTWTRPLVQLIQPAEASPTAVAGGVHSQSPTVYTPPLLSPDTSPLHSPGPPQSPGPPQSPGPHHTHTFEYAGCMPAGWEVRSAPSGRPFFIDHNTKTTTWDDPRLKIPAHVRRRPSLDPNDLGPLPPGWEERVHSDGRIFYIDHNTKTTQWEDPRLQSSAITGPAVPYSRDYKQKYEYFRKKLKKPADIPNRFEMSVRRNAVLEDSYRPIMSVKRPDLLKARLWVEFAGEKGLDYGGVAREWFFLISKEMFNPYYGLFEYSATDNYTLQINPNSGLCNEDHLSYFKFIGRVAGMAVHHGKLLDAFFIRPFYKMMLQKPITLHDMESVDSEYFNSLKWILENDPTDLDLRFTIDEELFGQTHQHELKPGGTDIVVDNSNKKEYIHHVMQWRFVNRIQRQMSSFKEGFYELIPQDLIKIFDENELELLMCGLGDVDVNDWRENTKYKNGYAANQPVIQWFWKTVLLMDAEKRIRLLQFVTGTSRVPMNGFAELYGSNGPQLFTIEQWGTRDKLPRAHTCFNRLDLPPYESFEDLREKLHMAIENAQGFDGVD; from the exons ATGAGCAGCGCGAGTAATGCGAATAACATGGCTGCACTCGTGCCCGAGATCCGGGGGCTGCGCGCCGAGGAG GATGAATCCAGAATCCTGAGAGTGAAAGTCGTTGCTGGAATTGGGCTCGCCAAGAAGGATATTCTGGGTGCCAG TGACCCATATACGAGACTTTCACTGTATGATCCTGTAAACGGAGAACTGACCAGTCTCCAAACAAAAACCATCAAGAAG ACTTTGGATCCGAAGTGGAACGAGGAATTCTTTTTCAGA GTCCACCCGAGGAAGCATCGGCTACTTCTAGAAGTGTTTGATGAGAATCGTTTG ACGCGGGATGACTTCTTGGGTCAAGTGGATATTCCTCTGCACCAAATACCA acagaggcTCCAGGCTCTGAGAGACCATACACATTCAAAGATTTCCTTCTGCACCCCAGAAG TCACAAGTcgagggtcaaaggtcacctgAGGCTGAAGATGACGTACCTACCGAAGAGCAGTGGCTCGGAGGAGGAGTTGCCCGAGCAGACCGAAGAGATGGAT cccggctgggagttcctggagAATCAGGAGCTATGTGGGCCGCTCCACACGCAGCAGCTGCCTGCACTGCCCCCTGGCTgggaggagaggcaggacaaTCTCGGCCGTACTTACTATGTCAACCATGAAAACCGCACCACCCAGTGGTCCAGACCCACTATACA ggatgtgcagagagaggcagagcagacacacagcacacacacccagcacccGTTCATCACACGCAGACAGATCTCTGAACATGAGGAAACCAGCGACCCAAGGGAGTCCCCTGag AGCTGGGAGATCATCAGTGAGAATGACAGCACTCTGTACAGCagtcagaaccagaaccagaaccagaactctcctcttcccctctctcctctgagaTTCACTTTCTGCGAGGATTTCAACAGACTACAGACTACAGACTACAGTACTGACAGACACGCCTGTCTCACG ccgCAGGGTCACGGTAGTCGGAGGGGGAGTCTCCAGATGCTGGCAGTGGAGGAATACCCAGTTCATCCCATG ATGGTGCCCACTACCCCGGGTTTGCCCCCAGGCTGGGAGCAGAAACGGGACAGCAAGGGACGGGTTTATTACATCAACCACAACAGCAGAACCACTACATGGACACGGCCGCTAGTTCAG CTCATCCAGCCAGCAGAGGCAAGTCCGACGGCAGTCGCCGGGGGCGTCCATTCCCAGAGCCCGACGGTGTACACCCCGCCCCTTCTCTCGCCCGACACCTCCCCTCTACACTCCCCCGGCCCCCCACAGTCCCCCGGCCCCCCACAGTCCCCCggcccccaccacacacacacgtttgagtATGCGGGCTGCATGCCAGCTGGGTGGGAGGTGCGTAGCGCCCCCAGCGGACGACCTTTCTTCATTGACCACAACACCAAGACCACGacctgg GATGACCCCAGGCTGAAGATTCCGGCCCACGTGAGGAGACGACCTTCACTTGACCCCAATGACCTGGGACCACTACCG CCCGGCTGGGAGGAGAGGGTTCACAGTGATGGGAGAATCTTTTACATTGATCACA ACACTAAGACTACGCAGTGGGAGGACCCCAGGCTGCAGAGCTCTGCCATCACAGGACCA GCTGTGCCTTACTCCAGAGACTACAAACAGAAGTACGAGTACTTCCGCAAGAAACTCAAGAAGCCA GCAGACATCCCGAATCGTTTTGAGATGTCAGTGAGACGGAATGCCGTGCTGGAGGATTCCTACCGGCCCATCATGTCTGTCAAGCGGCCAGACCTCCTCAAGGCCCGCCTCTGGGTGGAGTTTGCAGGAGAAAAAGGCCTGGACTACGGGGGTGTGGCCCGAGAGTGGTTCTTTCTCATCTCCAAGGAGATGTTCAATCCTTATTATGGGCTGTTTGAGTACTCTGCCAC GGATAACTACACACTTCAGATCAATCCCAACTCAGGCCTCTGTAACGAGGATCACCTCTCCTACTTCAAGTTCATCGGGCGCGTGGCAGGAATGGCAGTGCACCATGGGAAACTGCTGGATG CATTTTTTATTCGCCCATTCTACAAAATGATGTTGCAGAAGCCAATCACATTGCACGATATGGAATCTGTG GACAGTGAGTATTTTAATTCTCTGAAATGGATCTTAGAGAATGATCCCACTGACCTGGACCTGCGCTTCACTATCGATGAGGAGCTTTTTGGACAG ACACACCAGCACGAGCTGAAACCAGGGGGTACCGACATTGTTGTGGACAACAGCAACAAGAAAGAATACATCCA CCACGTGATGCAGTGGAGGTTCGTGAATCGGATTCAGAGGCAAATGAGCTCCTTCAAGGAG GGCTTCTACGAGCTCATCCCGCAGGATCTCATTAAGATCTTTGATGAGAACGAGCTGGAG TTGCTCATGTGTGGTTTGGGAGATGTGGATGTGAATGACTGGAGAGAGAACACCAAGTATAAGAACGGCTACGCGGCCAACCAGCCTGTCATCCAGTGGTTCTGGAAG acTGTTCTGCTAATGGATGCCGAGAAGCGAATCCGTCTGCTCCAGTTTGTCACAGGCACATCCCGTGTGCCGATGAACGGATTCGCCGAGCTCTACG GGTCGAACGGGCCTCAGTTATTCACAATTGAGCAGTGGGGAACCCGAGACAAGCTGCCCAGAGCCCACACGTG ctTTAACCGTCTGGATCTGCCTCCATATGAGTCATTCGAGGATCTCCGGGAGAAGCTGCACATGGCAATCGAGAACGCGCAGGGCTTCGACGGGGTCGACTAA